In the Candidatus Dechloromonas phosphoritropha genome, GAAATATGACCAGCACGTTTTCGCCAACCACGGCATCGCACTGGCCGGTATCGAACATGACACCATGCTGCAAAGCTATGTCATCGAATCCGACAAGGGCCACGACCTCGGCCAGTTGTGCACCCGCCACCTCGGGCTGGACACCATTGCTTACGTAGACCTGTGCGGCAAGGGCGCGCGGCAGATCGGCTTCGACCAGGTCGACATCGAGCGCGCCGCGAGCTACGCCGCCGAGGATGCCGATGTCACGCTGCGCGTCCACCAGGCGTTGCACCCGCGGTTCACCAAAGAAGAGGGGCTTTCCTACATCTACCACGACCTCGAGATGCCGGCCCGCCAGGTCATCTGGCAGATGGAGCGCACCGGCATCCTGATCGACGCCGCGATACTGACGCGCCAGAGTCATGAAATCGGCCGGAAGATCATGGCGCTTGAAGCGCAGGCCCATGAACTGGCCGGCCAGCCGTTCAACCTGGCGTCACCGAAGCAACTGGCCGACATTCTGTTCGAAAAGCTGGGACTGCCGATCAAGAAAAAGACGCCGTCCGGTGGCCCATCGACCGACGAGGAGGTGCTCTCCGAACTGGCCCTCGACTACCCGCTGCCCAAGCTGCTGCTCGAACACCGCAGTCTGGCCAAGCTCAAGGGCACCTATACTGACAAGCTGCCGCGGATGATCAACCGGGATACCGGGAGAGTGCATACTCACTTCTCGCAAGCGTCGGTAGTCACCGGCCGCCTCGCCTCGAGCGACCCCAACCTGCAGAACATCCCGGTGCGCAGTGAGGAAGGCCGCAAGATCCGCACCGCCTTCATCGCCCCACCGGGCAGCAGCATTGTTTCGGCCGATTATTCGCAGGTCGAACTGCGCATCATGGCCCACCTCTCGGGTGACGAGCGCCTGCTCGACGCCTTCGCGCACGGCGAGGACGTGCACCGGGCAACGGCCGGCGAGATCTTCGGCGTCACCCCGCTCGAAGTCGGCCCCGACCAGCGTCGCGTCGCCAAGAGCATCAACTTCGGCCTGATCTACGGCATGAGCGCCTTCGGCCTCGCCCGCCAGCTCGGGCTGGAACGCAGCGCGGCGCAGACCTACATCGACCGCTACTTCGCGCGCTACCCCGGCGTCGCCCGCTACATGGAGGAGGCGCGGGAATCGGCGCGCCAGCACGGTTACGTCGAAACCGCCTTCGGCCGCCGCCTGTACTTCCCGGAGATCCGCTCGAGCAACGGCAACCGCCGTCAGGGGGCGGAGCGCGCCGCGATCAACGCGCCGATGCAGGGAACGGCCGCCGACCTGATCAAGATGGCGATGATCGCCGTCAACAACTGGCTGGAAGACCCGGCGCGGAAATCCCGCCTCGTCCTGCAGGTGCACGACGAACTGGTGCTGGAAGCGCCCGACGACGAACTGATGGAAGTTCGCACCCACCTGCCGCGGCTGATGGGAAATGTGGCGACACTCAAGGTGCCGCTGGTCGTCGAGGTCGGCATCGGACCGAACTGGGAGGCGGCGCACTAGCCTCGCCACCGGCCGGGGTTTTCAGTCGCCCGCCGATTTCTCGGCCTGTACCTGCAGGCTGTGCAAGCGGGCGTAGGCGCCGTTCAGCGCCAGGAGATCGGCATGCCTGCCGGATTCGCTCAGCCTGCCTTCGTGCAGGACAACGATGCGATCGGCATTCTCGATGGTGGACAGGCGGTGGGCGATGACCAGTGTCGTGCGCCCGCGCATCAGTTCGTCGAGCGCCGCCTGCACGTGGCGTTCGGATTCGGTGTCGAGCGCCGACGTCGCCTCGTCGAGGATCAGGATCGGAGCGTCCTTGAGGATCGCCCGGGCGATGGCGAGACGCTGGCGCTGCCCCCCGGAGAGCTTGACGCCGTTTTCGCCGATCATCGTGTCGATTCCATCCGGCAGCACGTCGATGAACTCGAGGGCATGGGCGGCGCCGGCGGCGGCGCGAATCTGCTCGCGCAAGGCTCCCCGTTTCGTTCCATAGGCAATGTTGGCGGCGATGGTGTCGTTGAACAGAACCACATCCTGACTCACCAGCGCGATGTTTGCGCGCAGGCTTTCCAGCTGGATCTCGGACAGGCGATGCCCGTCGATCCGGATCTCCCCCACTTCGACATCATGGAAGCGCGGCAGCAGGTTGGCGACCGTTGTCTTGCCGCTGCCCGAGGCGCCGACCAGTGCCAAGTACTCGCCTGGCCGCACCGTCAGCGACAAGTCGTTGAGCGCGGGACGCTCGGCACCAGGATAGATGAAGGTGACATGCTCGAAGTCGACATGGCCCCGGGCGCGTCCGAGTTCGACATTCCCGGTATCCTCCTCGGCCGCTTCGTCGATCAGCGCGAAGACGCTTTCGGCTGCGGCAAGCCCGCGCTGGATCGGCGCATTGACGTCGGTCAACCGCCGCAGCGCCGGCAGGAGCATCAGCATGGCGGTGATGAAGGAGACGAAGTTGCCGACCGTCGTCTGGTCATCCGCCGCCTGCCTGAGCGCGACGCCGATGATGATGGCGAGAGCGACCGCGGCAAAGAAATGGACTATCGGGCTCTGGCCAGCGGAAGCGAGCGTCGCTCGCATCGCCAGGCCGCGCTGTTCGCGGACAGCCTGGCGAAAACGTTCCCTTTCGTAGGTCTGGCCGCCGAAGATCCGCACCACCTTGTAGCCCTCGATCGTTTCCTGCAGGACCTGAGTAATCTTGCCCATCGCCTGCTGCAAACCACGCGAGACCGTGCGCAGCCGGCGACTGAAGAAGCGCACGGCGACCGCGATCGGCGGCGCCATGACGAGCGTGATCAGCGTCAGTTGCCAGTTGAGATAGAACAGCCAGCCCATCAGCGCGATGATCGAGAGTGAATCCCTGATCAGCGAGGTGATCGCTGTCGTCGCCGCGCCGGTCACGTTGGTGACGTCGTACATGACGCGCGACATCAGGTGGCCGGAAAGATTGTCGCTGTAGTAGCGCATCGGCAGGTGGACGATGCGGGTGAACATGGCCTGGCGCAACTCGGTGATGACATTGTTCGCGACCCAGCTCATGGCGTATTCGCCGAGAAAACCGAAAATCGCGCGGACCAGGAAAATCGCCAGAATGATGAGCGGATAGATCAGCCAGGCCCAGCCGCCCTGAGTCTTGGCGAAACCATCATCGAGCATGTACTTCATCATCGCCGGAAAGACCGGCTCGGCCAGGGACGACAGGCCCATGCACAGCATTGCCGCCAGAAAGACCTGCCAGTACGGCCTGACATAGGTCAACAGCCGGGAATACAGCGCACGACTACTGGTCATGTCTCGGGCCATGCAGATCCCTGAAGGGCAAAGTTAAGGGGCGGATTATACCCGCCCGCCCGGCGACTCCGACGCTCACCGCTGATGGTGGCGTTCGGCTCCGCAGGATCAGCGACCGATGGCGACGGTGGTCAGCGACCCGTGGGCGAAAGCGAGTTGCGGCCATTCGCCGGGCGGCAACCCGCGCCAATGCGCGAGCAGGACGCGGATGACCCCGGCATGGGTGACGATGACTGACTCCGGGGCGTCGAGCCCGGCGACGAAATCGAGCGCGCGGCGCTGCAGCGCCAACGGCGACTCCCCGCCCGGTGGCGCATAGCCGCCCACATTGGCTGCCCAGGCATCGAGTTCAACGCGCGGAATGGCATCCCACGGTTGGCCTTCCCAAACGCCGAAATTCATCTCGACCAGGCGGTCGTCGATCGCCGCCTGCGGCAGCAGCAGTTCCGCCAGTTCCCGGCAACGCCGCAAAGGGCTGCTCCACACCGGCAACCCGCCCGCCAGCCTGGCCCGCAAGCGCGCCGCGACGGCGCCGGCATTTTTGGCCGGAATATCGAGTCGACCGTAGCAGATGCTCGGCGCGACCACCGGTTCGGGGTGGCGAACGAGATGGAGAATCATGCGCCGGGCAAGACGACGACACCGGCGACGGGCAACGGAAGGAGGATTGGACGCATCCTGGTCAACCTGGAAAGGACGGGTGAATCCGCCAATCATACGGCATGAGCCGGCGGGCTGAAGGCTGACGCC is a window encoding:
- the polA gene encoding DNA polymerase I, which produces MPLLLLVDGSSYLYRAFHALPDLRNNAGEPTGALYGVLNMLRRLESDHKADYKAVVFDAKGKTFRDDWYPEYKAHRPPMPDDLVHQIEPLHAAIKAAGWPLLMVDGVEADDVIGTLATKATVDGINTLISTGDKDLTQLVNPLVRWYNTMSNELLDEAGVEAKFGVPPKMIVDYLALVGDTVDGVPGVAKCGPKTALKWLAQYGSLDGIVTHADEISGAVGQNLRDHLEFLPLGKKLVTVARDLTNLPAPTALTVTERDIDTLRELYTRYQFRTWLGEIDGPEAAAAVPARVSTPADAKPAATAITVHYETVFTWAQFDAWLAKIEAAELTALDTETTSLDSFAARIVGISLSVTPGEACYIPLAHTAPGVPEQLPRDEVLEKLKPWLVAVDRKKVLQNAKYDQHVFANHGIALAGIEHDTMLQSYVIESDKGHDLGQLCTRHLGLDTIAYVDLCGKGARQIGFDQVDIERAASYAAEDADVTLRVHQALHPRFTKEEGLSYIYHDLEMPARQVIWQMERTGILIDAAILTRQSHEIGRKIMALEAQAHELAGQPFNLASPKQLADILFEKLGLPIKKKTPSGGPSTDEEVLSELALDYPLPKLLLEHRSLAKLKGTYTDKLPRMINRDTGRVHTHFSQASVVTGRLASSDPNLQNIPVRSEEGRKIRTAFIAPPGSSIVSADYSQVELRIMAHLSGDERLLDAFAHGEDVHRATAGEIFGVTPLEVGPDQRRVAKSINFGLIYGMSAFGLARQLGLERSAAQTYIDRYFARYPGVARYMEEARESARQHGYVETAFGRRLYFPEIRSSNGNRRQGAERAAINAPMQGTAADLIKMAMIAVNNWLEDPARKSRLVLQVHDELVLEAPDDELMEVRTHLPRLMGNVATLKVPLVVEVGIGPNWEAAH
- the msbA gene encoding lipid A export permease/ATP-binding protein MsbA — translated: MARDMTSSRALYSRLLTYVRPYWQVFLAAMLCMGLSSLAEPVFPAMMKYMLDDGFAKTQGGWAWLIYPLIILAIFLVRAIFGFLGEYAMSWVANNVITELRQAMFTRIVHLPMRYYSDNLSGHLMSRVMYDVTNVTGAATTAITSLIRDSLSIIALMGWLFYLNWQLTLITLVMAPPIAVAVRFFSRRLRTVSRGLQQAMGKITQVLQETIEGYKVVRIFGGQTYERERFRQAVREQRGLAMRATLASAGQSPIVHFFAAVALAIIIGVALRQAADDQTTVGNFVSFITAMLMLLPALRRLTDVNAPIQRGLAAAESVFALIDEAAEEDTGNVELGRARGHVDFEHVTFIYPGAERPALNDLSLTVRPGEYLALVGASGSGKTTVANLLPRFHDVEVGEIRIDGHRLSEIQLESLRANIALVSQDVVLFNDTIAANIAYGTKRGALREQIRAAAGAAHALEFIDVLPDGIDTMIGENGVKLSGGQRQRLAIARAILKDAPILILDEATSALDTESERHVQAALDELMRGRTTLVIAHRLSTIENADRIVVLHEGRLSESGRHADLLALNGAYARLHSLQVQAEKSAGD
- a CDS encoding alpha-ribazole phosphatase family protein, which translates into the protein MILHLVRHPEPVVAPSICYGRLDIPAKNAGAVAARLRARLAGGLPVWSSPLRRCRELAELLLPQAAIDDRLVEMNFGVWEGQPWDAIPRVELDAWAANVGGYAPPGGESPLALQRRALDFVAGLDAPESVIVTHAGVIRVLLAHWRGLPPGEWPQLAFAHGSLTTVAIGR